CAGGCTGTTTGACAATGGGCAGCAGCAACAGCTGGTCAGTGCTTTAACTCAGCGCACTGGCCTAAACAGTGGTCAGATTATGACCCTGCTGCCTGTTTTGCTGCCAGTTGTCATGCGGCTCTTGCAGTCGGGCGACACCACTCAAACTGGACCCAGCAATCACAACAGCATCCTCAGCGCGTTTCTAGATACCAACAGCGATGGCGAGGTGGACATGGGCGACATGCTTAGCCAAGCTAGCCGCTTCTTTACACGTTAGAAAGCGGTTAGCTCGAATAGATAGAGTTCATAGGCAATCTCAACAAAGAGCGGGCACAGCCTGATACAAGGCAACTTCAGGCCTAAATAGCGTGCAGCCTATGGAGCTCTATTAATAGCAGTACAGGGCTAAAGGGGATTGTGGGAGAATCGGGTAGTGCGGTTGCGGCTTCGGATGCCGCCGCTGCCACCGGCACTGCCATCGTCAGAGCGGGGCCGGGCTTTATTAACGCGCAGCTCTCGGCCTAGCCATTCCGCACCATCGAGTTCAGCGATTGCAGCGTCTTCACGGGCTTCCTCTGCCATATCGACAAAGGCAAATCCACGCTTCTTACCCGTTTCGCGATCAATGGGTAGACTAATGCGCGTAACCTCGCCATACTCGGCGAAGACATCCCTAATGTCGTCTTCAGTTGCCTGAAAGGACAAATTCCCAACGTAAATAGTCACGACTCTCTCCGACCGGAATACAGAAAGTACTCATTCGGCAAGAATGACCAAAAACGCCTTGAATGCCATCATTTGGCATCTATATCCGAATGATTGCTGCCATAATAGCCCATCTTTCATCAAGCTAGCAGTAGCGCACCTTACACCCTCAAGCACTTTTAATGAAGGTGTTGAAAGCTCTTTTGCGACGCTGCTGACTCGCTTGATTCACTGCTAGCAGACTGGCGAACGAGAACAACAGTAGCGTTAGTTTTGTCAGCAATTTCTAGCGGGATATTGCCCTTGAGAACCTGGCTGAGGAGCCCCTCTCGGCTTGCTCCCACTAAAATAGCGTCACTTTGGTACTGCTGGGCTAGCTTAACAATAGCTCCAGCAATTTCCTCTTGCTGCACAACTAAACATTTGACGGAGCAGCGTAAGGAGCGTAGGGGTGTAGCCAGTTCTACTAGCAGCTGTTCTTCGTGAATCTGCAGCTGATCGGATGCCCGTTTTGTCACGCAGCACAACCGCACATCGGTCGCTTCGCCCAAACTGACCAGACCGGGCAGGAGCTGCAGCGCCGCCTGAGAATTGGGCCCGCCAGCGGTGGGAATGAGCCAGCGATCGAACTGCAGGTCTTGGCCAGGACGCACCACGATCACAGGACAGGGGGCCTGCCGGATTAGGGTATCTACTACAACTCCCATAATCCGACCAGGAGTAGTGGGCTGTCGATGCCAGCCTGCCAGTACGAGGTCGATATGGCGTTCTTTGATGACTTCTAGCAAGGTGCGGCCCACCTCATGAGCAGCTCGCACCTGAAAATGCAGCGGCAATCCATTTCGTTGGGCGTAGGCGGTAGCTAGCTGTTCTAGAGGCTCGCTGTACTTTAGATTGACGGCAGCCTCTGCTGGGGGAATGCTGCGCGGCACCTGAATGATGTGGACGCACTCTAGTTCGTAGTGCTTGTCTTTTGCGATCGCACCCCCAATTTTCAGCAGCAGCGGCGCAGTTTTAGGATCGCTTAGAGGCAGCA
This genomic interval from Pseudanabaena sp. FACHB-2040 contains the following:
- a CDS encoding DUF937 domain-containing protein, which produces MGLFDQVLSAINDPSRQASQDQVGQLLTTVNQLSRQSNTPPSTMNQAVSILGSFVRSSLQDTRQRQGNEAALDLVREGSRPNSNILPRLFDNGQQQQLVSALTQRTGLNSGQIMTLLPVLLPVVMRLLQSGDTTQTGPSNHNSILSAFLDTNSDGEVDMGDMLSQASRFFTR
- a CDS encoding RNA-binding protein — its product is MTIYVGNLSFQATEDDIRDVFAEYGEVTRISLPIDRETGKKRGFAFVDMAEEAREDAAIAELDGAEWLGRELRVNKARPRSDDGSAGGSGGIRSRNRTTRFSHNPL